A window of the Rhodoferax sp. GW822-FHT02A01 genome harbors these coding sequences:
- a CDS encoding quinone-dependent dihydroorotate dehydrogenase, whose amino-acid sequence MALVPYGLVRPFLFAMDAETTHDLTLSALAGTQGNALSWAYRTARVEDPIEVAGLRFPNRVGMAAGLDKNARCIDGLGAMGFGFVEVGTVTPLPQDGNPKPRMFRLPKARALINRLGFNNQGLDAFVRNVQRSALRQQAHPSLLLGLNIGKNAATPIEDATSDYLRCLDGVYPHADYVTVNISSPNTKNLRSLQSDAALDALLGAIAERREALAQRHGQRKPVFLKIAPDLDADQIAVIAATLQRYGTDGNGKVNNAWGVIATNTTLSRDAVKGLPHAEETGGLSGAPVLAMSNQVIAQLRAALGREFPIIGVGGILSAQDAVTKIQAGADLVQIYTGLIYKGPALVGQAAQAIRSLRA is encoded by the coding sequence ATGGCTCTCGTCCCCTACGGCCTGGTGCGCCCCTTTTTGTTCGCCATGGATGCCGAAACCACGCATGACCTCACCCTGTCGGCTTTGGCCGGAACCCAGGGCAATGCACTGTCATGGGCCTATCGCACTGCGCGGGTGGAAGACCCCATCGAAGTCGCCGGACTGCGCTTTCCCAACCGGGTCGGCATGGCTGCCGGGCTCGACAAGAACGCACGCTGCATCGACGGCTTGGGCGCCATGGGCTTTGGTTTCGTCGAGGTGGGCACTGTCACCCCTTTGCCGCAGGACGGCAACCCCAAACCGCGCATGTTCCGTCTGCCAAAAGCCCGGGCACTCATCAACCGACTCGGGTTCAACAACCAGGGGCTGGACGCCTTTGTACGCAACGTGCAGAGGTCCGCACTGCGTCAGCAGGCACATCCGTCCCTGTTGCTGGGATTGAACATTGGCAAGAATGCAGCAACGCCCATTGAAGACGCCACCAGCGACTATCTGCGCTGCCTGGACGGCGTGTACCCCCATGCGGACTACGTCACGGTCAACATCAGCAGCCCCAACACCAAGAACCTGCGCAGTCTGCAAAGCGATGCGGCGCTCGACGCCCTGCTGGGCGCCATTGCCGAACGCCGGGAGGCGCTGGCCCAACGCCATGGCCAGCGCAAACCGGTATTCCTCAAGATCGCCCCCGATCTGGATGCTGACCAGATTGCTGTCATTGCCGCCACACTCCAGCGCTACGGCACAGACGGTAATGGCAAAGTCAATAATGCCTGGGGTGTGATTGCCACCAACACCACACTCAGCCGCGATGCAGTCAAAGGCTTGCCGCACGCAGAAGAAACCGGCGGTCTCTCTGGTGCGCCAGTACTGGCGATGAGCAACCAAGTGATTGCGCAACTTCGCGCTGCGCTGGGCAGGGAATTTCCCATCATCGGCGTGGGCGGCATCCTCAGCGCACAGGATGCAGTGACCAAGATCCAGGCCGGTGCAGACCTGGTACAGATCTACACCGGCCTGATCTACAAGGGCCCGGCGCTGGTCGGCCAGGCCGCTCAGGCTATCCGTTCGCTGCGAGCCTAG
- the folD gene encoding bifunctional methylenetetrahydrofolate dehydrogenase/methenyltetrahydrofolate cyclohydrolase FolD — protein sequence MTTTATIIDGNALAASTRADVARRTAVLTQRGLTPGLAVVLVGENPASQVYVRNKVKACGDAGLHSVLERYPDTMTEAELLARIDSLNNDDSIHGILVQLPLPAHMDAHKVIEAISPAKDVDGFHVSSAGALMVGQPGFWPCTPYGCMKMLESIGYKLRGKHAVVIGRSNIVGKPMAMMLLAQNATVTICHSATANLKEMTLQADVIVAAVGKRNVLTADMVKPGAVVLDVGMNRNDEGKLCGDVDYAGVSQVAGYITPVPGGVGPMTIAMLLVNTLEAAERAAAAKGLA from the coding sequence ATCATTGACGGCAACGCCCTGGCCGCATCCACCCGTGCCGATGTGGCACGCCGTACTGCCGTGCTGACCCAACGCGGCCTGACACCCGGCTTGGCCGTTGTGCTGGTGGGCGAAAACCCCGCGTCCCAGGTCTATGTGCGCAACAAGGTCAAGGCCTGTGGCGACGCCGGTCTGCACTCGGTACTGGAGCGCTACCCCGACACCATGACCGAAGCCGAGTTGCTGGCCCGCATCGACTCATTGAACAACGACGACAGCATCCACGGCATCTTGGTCCAGTTGCCCTTGCCCGCACACATGGATGCCCACAAGGTGATCGAAGCCATTTCCCCGGCCAAGGACGTGGACGGTTTCCACGTCTCCAGCGCGGGTGCCCTCATGGTGGGCCAGCCCGGCTTCTGGCCCTGCACCCCCTACGGCTGCATGAAGATGCTGGAGAGCATTGGCTACAAGCTGCGCGGCAAACATGCGGTGGTGATTGGCCGCAGCAACATCGTGGGCAAGCCCATGGCCATGATGCTGCTGGCGCAGAACGCCACCGTCACCATCTGCCACAGCGCCACTGCCAACCTCAAGGAAATGACCCTGCAGGCCGACGTCATCGTGGCTGCCGTGGGCAAACGCAATGTGCTGACCGCCGACATGGTCAAACCCGGTGCCGTGGTGCTGGACGTGGGCATGAACCGCAATGACGAAGGCAAGCTCTGTGGCGACGTGGACTACGCTGGCGTGAGCCAAGTTGCAGGCTACATCACGCCAGTGCCCGGCGGCGTGGGCCCCATGACCATTGCCATGCTGCTGGTCAATACCCTGGAAGCCGCCGAACGCGCGGCCGCCGCCAAGGGTCTTGCATAA
- a CDS encoding M3 family metallopeptidase: MNPLLRFDSLPLFDQIRPEHVAEAIDALLEQANKALETVTATDFPAQWTEVARVLDVATERLGMAWGAVNHLNSVADSADLRAAYNAALPRVTEFWTRLGADERLFAKYKAMDVQSLNSEQRQAHRNAMRNFVLGGADLTGSARTRFAEIQEKQAELSQKFSENTLDATDSFAYYASADEVEGIPADVMQTALAGAQADGKTGYKLTLKMPCYLPVMQFAKSSALREKMYRAYVTRSSDQAPEDARKFDNSAIIREILALRKEEAQLLGYDNFAQVSLVPKMAESPEAVVAFLRNLAAKAKPFAQKDLADLRAFAREVLALNDPQPWDLPYISEKLKEERYAFSEQEVKQYFTAPKVLAGLFKIVETLFDVAIEPDQAPVWNPGVQFYRITRKGQLVGQFYLDPSARTGKRGGAWMDDVRGRWLRPDNGVMQTPVAHLVCNFADGVDGKPALLTHDDVTTLFHEFGHGLHHMLTQVSEHDVSGISGVEWDAVELPSQFMENFCWEWSVLQHMTSHVDTGAALPRELFDKMLAAKNFQSGLQTLRQIEFSLFDMLLHSSHKPEDDFMALLQKVRDEVAVVPSPPWSRTPHTFSHIFAGGYAAGYYSYKWAEVLSADAYAAFEETAAPDGTPSVETGTKYRQAILEAGGSRPAMESFKAFRGREPSLDALLRHQGMSA, encoded by the coding sequence ATGAATCCATTGCTTCGCTTTGACTCCCTTCCCTTGTTTGACCAGATCCGCCCCGAGCACGTGGCGGAGGCGATCGACGCGTTGCTGGAGCAGGCGAACAAGGCGCTGGAGACTGTCACGGCAACGGACTTCCCCGCGCAGTGGACGGAAGTGGCGCGGGTGCTGGACGTGGCCACCGAGCGGCTGGGCATGGCCTGGGGCGCTGTGAACCACCTCAACAGCGTGGCCGACTCGGCTGATCTGCGCGCTGCCTACAACGCCGCCCTGCCCCGAGTCACCGAGTTCTGGACACGCCTGGGCGCTGACGAGCGGCTGTTTGCCAAGTACAAGGCGATGGACGTGCAGTCACTCAATTCCGAACAGCGCCAGGCCCACAGGAATGCCATGCGCAACTTCGTGCTAGGTGGGGCCGACCTGACGGGCAGCGCCCGCACGCGCTTTGCCGAAATCCAGGAAAAGCAGGCCGAGCTCAGCCAGAAGTTCAGCGAAAACACGCTGGACGCCACCGACTCCTTTGCCTACTACGCCAGCGCGGATGAGGTTGAAGGCATACCGGCAGACGTGATGCAAACCGCCCTGGCGGGCGCCCAGGCCGATGGCAAGACGGGCTACAAGCTCACCCTCAAGATGCCTTGCTACCTGCCGGTGATGCAATTCGCCAAGAGCAGCGCGCTGCGCGAAAAGATGTACCGTGCCTACGTGACACGCAGTTCGGATCAGGCGCCCGAAGACGCGCGCAAGTTCGACAACAGCGCCATCATTCGCGAGATCCTGGCCCTGCGCAAGGAAGAGGCGCAACTGCTGGGATACGACAACTTCGCCCAGGTATCGCTGGTACCCAAGATGGCCGAGTCGCCCGAGGCGGTGGTCGCCTTCCTGCGCAATCTGGCTGCCAAGGCCAAGCCCTTTGCGCAGAAGGATCTGGCCGACCTGCGCGCCTTCGCCCGCGAGGTCCTGGCCCTGAACGACCCACAGCCCTGGGACCTGCCCTATATCAGCGAAAAGCTCAAGGAAGAGCGCTACGCCTTCAGCGAGCAGGAGGTAAAGCAGTACTTCACGGCGCCCAAGGTGCTGGCCGGGCTGTTCAAGATTGTGGAGACCCTGTTTGACGTGGCCATTGAGCCCGACCAGGCTCCGGTATGGAACCCGGGCGTGCAGTTCTATCGCATCACCCGCAAGGGCCAACTGGTTGGCCAGTTCTACCTGGACCCCAGCGCACGCACCGGCAAGCGCGGCGGCGCCTGGATGGACGATGTGCGCGGGCGCTGGCTGCGCCCAGACAATGGCGTGATGCAGACGCCGGTGGCCCATCTGGTGTGCAATTTTGCCGACGGCGTGGACGGCAAACCCGCCTTGCTCACACACGACGACGTCACCACCCTGTTCCACGAATTCGGCCATGGCCTGCACCACATGCTGACTCAGGTGAGCGAGCATGACGTATCCGGCATCAGCGGCGTCGAATGGGACGCCGTCGAGCTGCCCAGCCAGTTCATGGAAAACTTCTGCTGGGAGTGGAGCGTGCTGCAGCACATGACTTCGCATGTGGACACCGGTGCCGCCCTGCCACGCGAACTGTTCGACAAGATGCTCGCCGCCAAGAATTTCCAGAGCGGCCTGCAGACCCTGCGCCAGATCGAGTTCTCCCTGTTCGACATGCTGCTACACAGCTCGCACAAACCGGAGGACGACTTCATGGCGCTATTGCAAAAGGTGCGTGACGAAGTGGCTGTGGTGCCATCCCCACCTTGGAGCCGCACACCGCATACCTTCAGCCACATCTTTGCCGGCGGATACGCGGCGGGCTACTACAGCTACAAGTGGGCCGAAGTGCTCAGCGCCGATGCCTATGCGGCATTTGAAGAAACCGCGGCACCCGATGGCACACCCAGCGTGGAAACCGGCACAAAATACCGCCAAGCCATTCTGGAAGCGGGCGGCAGCCGTCCGGCCATGGAATCCTTCAAGGCCTTTCGTGGCCGCGAGCCCAGTCTGGACGCATTGCTTCGCCACCAGGGCATGTCGGCTTAA
- a CDS encoding glutaredoxin family protein, translating to MKPSHLLKCVAVALTLCAAAQAQTVYRIVGPDGKVTFSDKPPITADQGKVATTGVGAAAAASNASLPFELRQVVSKYPVTLYSAPDCAPCGNGRSLLSARGVPFSERTVTSQEDIASLQRISGETSLPVLTIGSQRIKGFSDAEWTQYLDAAGYPRTSMLPAGYRNAPASPLVTVQKPAPAKAEEKPEAPAVPASPSAPGPSNPAGIQF from the coding sequence ATGAAACCATCACACCTGCTGAAATGCGTGGCCGTTGCGCTGACCCTGTGCGCTGCGGCGCAGGCACAGACCGTTTATCGGATCGTGGGCCCGGACGGCAAGGTCACATTCTCGGACAAGCCACCGATCACAGCCGATCAAGGCAAGGTTGCCACAACCGGTGTGGGCGCTGCCGCTGCTGCCTCCAATGCATCACTGCCGTTCGAGTTGCGCCAAGTGGTGAGCAAGTACCCGGTCACACTCTACAGTGCACCCGATTGCGCCCCTTGCGGCAATGGCCGCTCGCTGCTCAGCGCACGCGGTGTTCCCTTCTCCGAGCGCACGGTCACCTCACAGGAGGACATTGCCTCGCTGCAACGCATCAGCGGTGAGACTTCGTTGCCCGTTCTGACGATTGGCAGCCAGCGTATCAAGGGCTTTTCGGACGCCGAGTGGACCCAGTATCTGGATGCCGCAGGCTACCCCCGGACCTCCATGCTGCCTGCCGGCTACCGCAATGCCCCTGCCAGCCCTCTGGTGACAGTGCAGAAGCCTGCGCCGGCCAAGGCGGAAGAAAAACCGGAAGCGCCAGCGGTGCCTGCATCACCCTCGGCCCCCGGTCCGTCCAATCCGGCAGGTATCCAGTTCTAG
- the rpiA gene encoding ribose-5-phosphate isomerase RpiA, translating into MNPPTSPMPSATPALTQDELKTLVGQAALQYVVPGEIVGVGTGSTVNKFIDALASMKDQIKGAVSSSVASTQRLQALGIPVFESNEVERLSVYIDGADEIDGKGNMVKGGGAALTREKIVAAQSARFICIADESKLVETLGKFPLPVEVIPMATSQLIRRFAAKGGVGTIRLKDGKPLVTDNGQHILDVTGLQISDPLAFEAEVSQWPGVVTVGVFAFQRASVCLLGTASGVKTLDFQG; encoded by the coding sequence ATGAACCCACCTACCTCGCCAATGCCTTCTGCCACGCCTGCCTTGACCCAGGACGAACTCAAAACCCTGGTGGGGCAGGCGGCCCTCCAGTACGTCGTGCCGGGCGAAATCGTCGGCGTGGGTACCGGCTCCACGGTCAACAAGTTCATTGACGCGTTGGCCAGCATGAAGGACCAGATCAAGGGCGCCGTATCCAGCTCCGTGGCAAGCACGCAGCGCCTGCAGGCCCTGGGCATCCCGGTATTCGAGTCCAATGAGGTCGAGCGACTGTCGGTCTACATCGATGGAGCCGACGAGATCGACGGCAAGGGCAATATGGTCAAGGGCGGGGGCGCGGCGCTCACCCGCGAAAAGATTGTGGCAGCGCAGTCAGCGCGCTTTATCTGCATCGCAGACGAGTCCAAGCTGGTCGAAACGCTGGGCAAATTTCCTCTGCCCGTGGAAGTGATTCCCATGGCTACCAGCCAGTTGATCCGGCGCTTCGCGGCCAAGGGCGGCGTTGGAACCATTCGCCTGAAGGATGGCAAACCTCTGGTCACCGACAACGGGCAACACATTCTGGACGTGACAGGCCTGCAGATCAGCGATCCGCTGGCGTTTGAGGCGGAAGTCAGCCAGTGGCCGGGCGTGGTGACCGTTGGTGTATTTGCATTCCAGCGCGCCAGCGTGTGCCTGCTAGGCACGGCCAGCGGCGTCAAGACGCTGGATTTTCAGGGCTAG